From Camelina sativa cultivar DH55 chromosome 20, Cs, whole genome shotgun sequence, the proteins below share one genomic window:
- the LOC104768684 gene encoding protein RESTRICTED TEV MOVEMENT 2-like yields MAARQQQKRAGFGVQYEDLVPKSEWKDEPEATILTIDLPGFAKEQVKVTYVHTTKMIRVTGERPLADRRWSRFNEVFTVPQNCLVDKIHGSFKNNVLTITLPKETITKVANLPEASKTEAAALEKAARLEEKRLLEESKRKEKEEEEARQKKKQLLEEKEALIRKLQEEAKAKEEAEMRKLQEEAKAKEKAEARKLQEEVEAKQKLEQKKLEEMKLQEMKLVEEAKLKKINERKSVDVTGGKEKMLVKPEERKLPEVVYTKSGHVSSPKSESRSGLKPGLGGVGEVVKSAEEKLGSLVEKEKKMGKGIMEKIRKKEITTEEKKLMMNVGVAALVIFALGAYVSYTFCSSSPSSSSSSSSPSSSSSSSTKPE; encoded by the exons ATGGCAGCCAGACAGCAACAGAAAAGAGCAGGCTTCGGGGTTCAGTACGAGGATCTTGTCCCCAAATCCGAATGGAAAGATGAACCTGAAGCCACAATTCTCACAATTGATCTTCCAG gttttgcAAAGGAGCAAGTAAAGGTGACATATGTGCACACCACGAAGATGATAAGAGTCACCGGAGAACGTCCTTTGGCTGATCGGAGATGGAGCCGTTTCAACGAGGTGTTCACTGTTCCACAGAATTGTCTAGTAGATAAGATCCATGGGAGCTTCAAAAACAATGTCCTTACCATCACCTTGCCTAAGGAGACGATCACCAAGGTGGCGAATCTTCCAGAAGCTTCTAAAACCGAGGCTGCTGCTCTGGAGAAGGCGGCGAGGCTAGAGGAGAAGAGGTTGTTGGAAGAATCTAAAaggaaagagaaggaagaggaagaagctaggcagaagaagaagcagcttCTGGAAGAGAAAGAAGCGCTAATTAGGAAGCTGCAAGAAGAAGCTAAAGCAAAGGAGGAGGCTGAAATGAGGAAGCTTCAAGAAGAAGCTAAAGCAAAAGAGAAGGCCGAGGCAAGAAAGCTTCaagaagaagttgaagcaaaacagaaactcgAGCAAAAGAAACTCGAGGAAATGAAGCTTCAGGAAATGAAACTTGTGGAAGAAGCTAAACTAAAGAAGATCAATGAGAGAAAGTCTGTTGATGTTACTGGAGGAAAAGAGAAGATGCTAGTAAAGCCAGAAGAGAGAAAGCTTCCAGAAGTGGTCTATACAAAATCCGGGCACGTGTCTAGCCCCAAATCCGAGTCTAGGTCTGGTCTCAAGCCCGGTTTAGGAGGAGTAGGCGAAGTGGTAAAATCAGCAGAAGAAAAATTAGGATCCTTGGtggagaaggaaaagaaaatgggGAAAGGGATAATGGAGAAAAtaaggaagaaagagataaCAACTGAAGAAAAGAAGTTGATGATGAATGTAGGAGTGGCTGCTCTTGTTATCTTTGCTCTTGGAGCTTATGTCTCTTATACCTTTTGctcttcatctccatcttcttcatcttcttcttcctctccttcttcttcttcatcatcttctaccAAACCAGAATGA
- the LOC104772124 gene encoding uncharacterized protein LOC104772124, whose amino-acid sequence MALATTSCHPECERALNAQEDYDASQSAALVAADLISTTRDILKLDTEYTIYSAQFLVDNACPKKEDGQSCELTVKDALTFALKQGLSKQVVWAPLGCVSKVVTPFACQIPLVPMKGEVLEATYWEEALELLMQQPVGARLHVSVLSWSVVLERREFTMDRQVRELDMLDLEM is encoded by the exons ATGGCCCTGGCTACTACCTCTTGTCATCCGGAGTGCGAACGAGCATTGAATGCGCAAGAAGATTATG ATGCGTCTCAGTCTGCGGCTTTGGTAGCAGCGGATCTGATAAGCACTACGCGGGATATACTTAAGCTTGACACTGAGTATACTATTTACTCAGCTCAGTTTTTGGTTGATAACGCTTGTCCAAAGAAGGAAGACGGGCAAAGCTGCGAGCTCACTGTGAAAGATGCCCTTACTTTTGCTTTGAAACAAGGGTTATCGAAACAAGTTGTTTGGGCACCTTTGGGATGTGTGTCCAAGGTTGTTACCCCTTTTGCTTGTCAGATACCTCTCGTTCCCATGAAAGGAGAAGTGCTTGAGGCTACATATTGGGAGGAAGCACTTGAGCTGTTAATGCAACAACCGGTGGGAGCAAGACTCCATGTGTCAGTCCTGAGTTGGAGCGTCGTCTTGGAGAGAAG GGAATTTACGATGGACCGTCAGGTAAGGGAACTCGATATGTTGGACTTAGAGATGTGA
- the LOC109124763 gene encoding lysosomal beta glucosidase-like: MSRVFVAILLWMCVWVSCYGDGDYLLYKDPKQTVSDRVEDLFGRMTLEEKIGQMVQIDKSVATVNIMRDYFIGSVLSGGGSSPLPEATAQDWVDMINEYQKGALVSRLGIPMIYGIDAVHGHNNVYNATIFPHNVGLGATRDPDLVKRIGAATAVEVRATGIPYTFAPCIAVCRDPRWGRCYESYSEDHKVVEDMTDIILGLQGEPPANYKHGIPFVGGRDKVAACAKHYVGDGGTTRGVNENNTVTDLHGLLSVHMPAYADAIYKGVSTVMVSYSSWNGEKMHANTELITGYLKGTLKFKGFVISDWQGVDKISSPPHTNYTASVRAAIQAGIDMVMVPFNFTEFVNDLTSLVKNKVIPVTRIDDAVRRILLVKFTMGLFENPLADYSFSNELGSQAHRDLAREAVRKSLVLLKNGNKTNPMLPLPRKTSKILVAGTHADNLGYQCGGWTITWQGFSGNKNTRGTTLLGAVKSAVDQSTEVVFRENPDAEFIKSNDFAYAIVAVGEPTYAETAGDNDKLTMLDPGPAIISSTCQAVKCVVVVISGRPLVMEPYVASIEALVAAWLPGTEGQGITDALFGDHGFSGKLPVTWFRNTEQLPMSYGDSHYDPLFAYGSGLETESVESIVARSTSGSATSTKPCLITVLVSATICLFLFPSLSRVLRR, translated from the exons ATGAGCAGAGTTTTCGTAGCGATTCTTCTATGGATGTGTGTGTGGGTTTCTTGTTATGGGGATGGAGACTATTTGCTGTATAAGGACCCCAAACAGACTGTGTCTGATCGAGTTGAGGATTTGTTTGGTAGAATGACTTTGGAAGAGAAGATTGGTCAGATGGTTCAGATTGATAAAAGTGTTGCCACTGTTAACATCATGAGAGATTACTTCATCG GCAGTGTATTGAGTGGTGGTGGGAGTTCTCCACTTCCTGAGGCAACCGCTCAGGATTGGGTTGATATGATCAATGAGTATCAGAAAGGAGCTTTAGTGAGTCGTTTGGGGATTCCTATGATATATGGCATTGATGCCGTTCACGGGCATAACAATGTCTACAACGCTACTATCTTCCCTCACAATGTTGGTCTTGGAGCCACCAG GGATCCTGATCTGGTTAAGAGGATTGGAGCAGCTACTGCAGTCGAAGTCAGAGCCACTGGAATTCCTTACACATTTGCTCCTTGCATTGCA GTTTGTAGAGATCCAAGATGGGGTAGGTGTTATGAGAGCTACAGCGAGGATCACAAAGTTGTGGAAGACATGACAGATATCATACTTGGTTTACAAGGAGAGCCTCCTGCCAACTATAAGCATGGCATTCCATTTGTTGGTGGCAG GGATAAAGTTGCAGCATGTGCCAAGCATTACGTGGGAGATGGTGGGACAACCCGAGGAGTAAATGAGAACAACACGGTGACTGATTTACATGGTCTTCTTAGCGTTCACATGCCTGCTTATGCTGATGCAATATACAAAGGTGTTTCCACAGTGATGGTTTCATATTCGAGCTGGAATGGTGAAAAGATGCATGCAAATACTGAGCTTATCACAGGGTATCTTAAGGGTACCCTTAAGTTTAAG GGTTTTGTTATTTCGGATTGGCAAGGTGTTGATAAGATTTCCTCACCACCGCATACGAACTACACAGCTTCCGTCCGAGCTGCAATTCAAGCTGGCATTGATATG GTCATGGTCCCTTTCAACTTTACCGAGTTTGTCAACGATCTTACGTCCTTGGTGAAGAACAAAGTGATTCCTGTCACCCGGATTGATGATGCTGTCAGGAGAATCCTGCTTGTCAAATTCACCATGGGTCTTTTTGAGAACCCTTTGGCTGATTACAGCTTTTCCAATGAACTAGGAAGCCAG GCACACAGAGACTTGGCAAGGGAGGCTGTTAGGAAATCCCTTGTGCTGCTGAAAAACGGGAACAAAACCAATCCCATGCTCCCACTTCCCAGGAAGACTTCAAAGATCCTAGTTGCTGGCACTCACGCTGATAATTTGGGTTATCAGTGTGGTGGTTGGACCATAACTTGGCAAGGCTTTAGCGGTAACAAGAACACGAGGG GGACTACACTTCTTGGCGCTGTAAAATCAGCTGTTGATCAAAGCACTGAAGTTGTCTTCCGCGAAAATCCAGATGCTGAATTCATCAAATCGAACGACTTTGCTTATGCAATCGTTGCTGTTGGTGAACCTACATATGCAGAGACAGCTGGAGATAACGACAAGCTAACTATGCTGGACCCAGGTCCAGCGATTATTAGCTCCACTTGTCAGGCTGTTAAGTGTGTGGTTGTGGTTATTTCAGGCAGACCGCTTGTGATGGAACCGTATGTTGCCTCCATTGAGGCATTGGTTGCAGCGTGGCTACCAGGAACAGAAGGACAAGGTATCACTGATGCTCTTTTTGGGGATCATGGCTTCAGTGGAAAACTTCCTGTTACATGGTTCAGAAACACAGAGCAGTTGCCTATGAGCTATGGAGATTCACATTATGACCCACTCTTTGCTTATGGGTCTGGTCTTGAAACCGAATCTGTTGAAAGCATTGTTGCTAG GTCAACCTCAGGTTCTGCTACTAGCACAAAGCCTTGCTTAATCACAGTCCTTGTATCTGCTACAATTTGTCTATTTCTCTTCCCAAG CTTAAGCCGAGTTCTGAGAAGATGA
- the LOC104768685 gene encoding DExH-box ATP-dependent RNA helicase DExH3-like has protein sequence MRFTKRISLFLGQTTKIHTRSLLGNPSLHRVFTVGPVSNSSAFLISSRSGDGVTRLFYPIHRRFIGHTAEQFSDDEYECEFEEHKASSSVANVDEWKWKLSILLANGSEQEIVSRDKRDRRDYEQISNLAKRMGLYSEIYGKVVVASKVPLPNYRPDLDDKRPQREVVLPLSLQRRVEGLLQEHLDRQQLLSGKTNEGVADSQPPKETEELPDESSDSFLDGSVMEKVLQRRSMRMRNMQRAWQESPEGRTMLEFRKSLPSFKDKERLLQAIARNQVIVVSGETGCGKTTQLPQYILESEIESGRGAFCNIICTQPRRISAMAVSERVSAERGEPLGETVGFKVRLEGMRGKNTHLLFCTSGILLRRLLSDRNLNGVTHVFVDEIHERGMNEDFLIIVLKELLPRRPDLRLILMSATLNAELFSNYYGGAPTIHIPGFTHPVKAHFLEDVLEITGYKLTSFNQVDDYGQEKTWKTQKQLMPRKRKNQITTLVEDALTKSNFESYNSRTRDSLSSWMPDCIGFNLIEAVLCHICRKERPGAVLVFLTGWDDIRSLSDQIKAHPLLGDPNRVLLLMCHGSMATAEQRLIFERAPPNIRKIVLATNMAEASITINDVVFVVDCGKAKETTYDALNNTPCLLPSWISQASARQRRGRAGRLLPGECYHLYPKCVYDAFAEYQLPELLRTPLNSLCLQIKSLQVDSIAEFLSAALQAPESLAVQNAIGFLKMIGALNEKENLTDLGKLLSILPVDPKLGKMLIMGAIFRCFDPILTIVSGLSVRDPFLLPQDKKDLALSAKLRFSAKDYSDHMALVRAFEGWKDAEREGSAYEFCWRNFLSAQTLQAIHSLRKQFNYILKEAGLVHDDSALNNKLSHNQSLVRAIICSGLFPGIASVVHRETSMSFKTMDDGQVSLYANSVNSRFPTIPYPWLVFGEKVKVNAVLIRDSTGVPDSSLILFGGALSTGVQVGHLKMLDGYIDFFMDPNLADSYVKLKGELDKLLQRKLEDPSMDIHKEGKYLMLAVQELVAGDQCEGRFVFGRDTKKPSQPQIGENKHSKDGTNPKSLLQTLLMRAGHSPPKYKTKHLKTNEFRALVEFKGMQFVGKPQRNKTLAEKDAAVEALAWLTHTSDNSSTGQQNEDADSPPDVTDNMLKLLGGRRRRSKGK, from the exons ATGCGTTTCACGAAACGAATAAGCCTCTTCTTGGGGCAGACGACCAAGATTCATACTCGTTCTCTATTGGGAAATCCATCTTTACACAGGGTTTTTACCGTTGGTCCGGTTTCTAACTCGTCAGCGTTTCTGATTTCGAGTCGCAGTGGTGATGGTGTCACAAGATTGTTCTACCCAATACATCGTCGTTTCATTGGTCACACTGCGGAACAGTTCTCTGATGATGAGTACGAGTGTGAATTCGAGGAACATAAG GCTTCATCTTCTGTGGCCAATGTTGATGAGTGGAAGTGGAAGTTAAGTATTCTGTTGGCCAATGGTAGCGAACAAGAAATTGTTTCCAGAGACAAAAGGGATCGAAGGGATTATGAGCAGATTTCAAATCTTGCCAAGAGAATGGGACTGTACAG TGAAATTTACGGGAAAGTGGTGGTTGCAAGCAAGGTTCCTCTTCCCAACTACCGGCCAGATTTGGATGATAAGCGACCACAACGGGAG GTGGTACTTCCTTTGAGTTTGCAAAGAAGGGTAGAGGGACTTCTCCAGGAACACCTTGATAGACAGCAGCTACTCTCAGGAAAGACTAATGAAGGTGTAGCTGATTCTCAACCTCCTAAAGAGACTGAAGAACTTCCCGATGAAAGTTCTGATTCGTTTCTCGATGGTTCTGTTATGGAAAAGGTACTTCAGAGGAGGAGTATGCGGATGCGCAATATGCAGAGAGCCTGGCAG GAATCCCCTGAGGGAAGGACGATGCTGGAATTCCGGAAATCTTTGCCTTCATTTAAGGACAAAGAAAGACTTCTTCAAGCTATTGCTCGAAACCAG GTAATAGTTGTATCTGGGGAGACTGGATGTGGTAAGACAACTCAACTTCCCCAATACATTTTGGAATCAGAGATAGAGTCTGGTCGAGGAGCATTCTGCAACATCATTTGTACACAACCTAGGAGAATATCTGCCATGGCAGTTTCAGAAAGAGTGTCAGCTGAAAGAGGAGAACCTCTTGGTGAAACG GTTGGGTTTAAAGTTCGGCTAGAAGGAATGAGAGGAAAAAATACCCATCTTCTATTTTGTACAAGTGGTATCCTACTTAGACGTCTGCTTAGTGATCGCAATTTGAATGGTGTAACACATGTATTTGTTGATGAAATCCATGAAAGGGGCATGAATGAAG ATTTCTTAATTATAGTGTTAAAGGAGCTTCTTCCACGGCGTCCAGATCTGAGATTGATTCTCATGAGTGCCACTTTAAATGCTGAACTCTTTTCTAATTATTATGGAGGGGCACCAACCATTCACATTCCT GGCTTCACACATCCAGTGAAGGCACATTTTTTGGAGGATGTACTGGAAATAACGGGATATAAGTTGACCTCTTTCAACCAAGTTGATGATTATGGTCAAGAAAAGACGTGGAAAACGCAAAAACAGTTAATGCCTcgcaaaagaaaaaaccagaTCACTACTCTTGTTGAG GATGCTCTCACCAAGTCAAATTTTGAAAGCTATAACTCTAGGACACGTGATTCACTTTCGTCTTGGATGCCTGACTGCATAGGATTCAATCTCATTGAGGCTGTTCTCTGTCACATCTGTCGAAAAGAACGTCCAGGTGCTGTATTAGTATTTTTGACAGGATGGGATGACATCAGATCCCTGAGCGACCAAATCAAAGCCCATCCTCTCTTGGGGGATCCCAATAGGGTCTTACTATTGATGTGCCACGGCTCAATGGCAACTGCTGAACAG AGACTCATTTTTGAGAGAGCACCTCCTAATATTCGAAAAATTGTTCTTGCTACAAACATGGCAGAAGCTAGTATTACAATAAACGATGTAGTTTTTGTGGTTGACTGTGGCAAAGCAAAAGAAACCACCTACGATGCTTTGAACAATACACCTTGTTTGCTACCCTCATGGATATCTCAAGCTTCTGCTCGACAG agaagaggaagagctGGGCGTCTGCTTCCCGGAGAATGCTATCACTTGTACCCCAAATGCGTCTATGATGCTTTTGCGGAGTATCAACTACCTGAACTTCTGAGAACTCCTTTAAACTCTCTCTGCTTGCAAATTAAAAGTCTTCAGGTTGATAGCATTGCAGAATTCTTGTCAGCTGCACTTCAGGCTCCGGAGTCTTTGGCT GTTCAAAATGCTATTGGATTCCTGAAAATGATTGGAGCACTgaatgaaaaggaaaatctaACGGATCTTG GAAAACTCTTATCGATTCTCCCCGTTGATCCCAAGCTGGGGAAAATGCTGATAATGGGTGCCATCTTCCGTTGCTTTGACCCGATCCTGACAATTGTATCAGGGCTCAGTGTCAGAGATCCTTTCCTTCTACCTCAAGACAAAAAGGAC ttagCTTTATCAGCCAAGTTGAGATTCTCTGCCAAAGACTACAGTGACCATATGGCCCTTGTTCGTGCCTTTGAAGGGTGGAAAGATGCTGAAAGGGAAGGATCGGCTTATGAGTTCTGTTGGAGGAATTTCCTGTCAGCTCAGACGCTTCAGGCAATACATTCGCTGAGGAAGCAGTTCAACTATATTCTGAAAGAAGCTGGATTAGTACATGATGATTCAGCTCTCAACAACAAGCTAAGTCACAACCAGTCCCTGGTTCGTGCTATCATTTGCTCTGGCCTATTCCCCGGAATAGCATCTGTTGTG CACAGAGAGACTTCCATGTCATTTAAAACAATGGATGATGGCCAAGTATCACTATACGCG AATTCTGTTAATTCGCGGTTCCCAACAATTCCATACCCTTGGCTAGTCTTTGGAGAGAAAGTAAAGGTCAATGCTGTGCTCATACGGGACTCCACTGGTGTCCCTGATTCCAGTTTGATACTTTTTGGTGGTGCACTGAGCACTGGAGTACAG GTGGGACATCTTAAAATGCTTGACGGGTACATTGATTTCTTCATGGATCCGAATTTGGCTGATTCCTACGTAAAGCTGAAGGGAGAACTAGATAAGCTTCTTCAAAGAAAG CTTGAAGATCCAAGCATGGACATACACAAAGAAGGAAAGTACCTCATGCTTGCAGTTCAAGAACTCGTGGCGGGAGACCAATGCGAAGGGAGATTTGTCTTTGGTCGTGACACAAAGAAGCCAAGCCAACCGCAAATAGGAGAGAACAAACACTCCAAAGACGGGACAAACCCAAAGAGTCTCCTTCAGACACTTTTGATGAGAGCGGGACACTCGCCTCCGAAGTACAAGACAAAACATCTAAAGACAAACGAATTTAGAGCACTAGTGGAGTTTAAAGGGATGCAGTTCGTTGGTAAACCTCAGAGGAACAAAACGCTGGCTGAGAAAGATGCAGCTGTGGAGGCCTTAGCTTGGTTGACTCATACCTCTGATAATAGTAGTACAGGCCAGCAAAACGAGGATGCAGATTCACCACCTGATGTAACTGATAACATGCTTAAACTCCTGGGAGGACGGCGTAGGCGGTCCAAGGGAAAATAA